The DNA window aatagcaagaagaaaaagaagaagaagaagaagaagaagaagaagaagaagaagaagaagaagaagaagaagaagaagaggaagaagaagaagaagaagaagaagaagtagaagaagcagcaaagcacaGTCCTGGAAGGGGATGTACAGGGGTTCATTACTGGAGAGTGAAGGGATCTTTAtgagtactgaaaaaaaatccatgtcaTCAGTTTCCACACTGCATCCTTGAGCacctggttcctcatgctgtagatgagggggttcactgctggaggcagcaccgagtacagaactgccagcaAAAGATTCAGGGATGAGGAAGAGATGGAGGaaggcttcaggtaggcaaatgTTACAGTAATaagaaacagggagaccacagccaggtgagggaggcaagtggaaaaggctttgtgccgtccctgcatcgagggcatcctcagcacagccctgaagatctgcacataggacagcacaaggAAGACAAAACACCCAAATAGTAAACAGGCACTAACCACAAGAAGCCGAACCtctctgaggtaggcatctgagcaggagagcttgaggatctggggaatttcacagaagaactggtccagggcattgccttggcagagcgggagggaaaaggtattggcagtgtgcagcacagcatagAGAAAAGTACTGCCCCAGACAGCTGCTGCCATGTTGGCACAAGTTCTGCCGTCCATTATTatcccgtagtgcaggggtttgcagatggcaacgtagcggtcataagccatgatggtgagaagagaaaACTCTGCTGCgacaaagagaacaaagaaaaagacctgggtAGCACAGcctgcataggaaatggccctggtgtcccagaggaaattggccatggctttgggaaCAGTGGTGGAGACTGAGCCCATGTCGAtgagggcgaggttgaggaggaagaagtacatgggggtgtggaggcggtggtcacAGGCTacggctgtgaggatgaggccgttgcccaggagggcagccaggtagatgcccaggaagagcccgaagtgcaggagctgcagctcgcgtgtgtctgcgaatggcaggaggaggaactcgttggggaagctgctgttggacatttgcTGCCTCTGGGCATGGGTGCATGTCCATGGAGGAAAAGACAGAGACATGTTACAGAGACTTCTCTGAGCAAAAACTAAACCATATTTCATAGAAAACATCCTCACCAAGACTGCATCCTCATTGCGTCTTCATCTGAAGAAGACTTGCTCCTCCCTGGAGCTCTGGGTTTCTCTGCCTAAGAGTGCCTCAGGGACTAGGCAGATCCTCTGTAGGCTCAGCAGGAGTCAGTGCTGCCCTACAGTATACGGTAAAGAACACCAGGGATGGATCTCAGGCGTCCACTGGCCAGAGACATCTCCCCATTTACAAGTGCTGAGAAGGATATCCAACAATCCCACAAGAAACAATGAAGGTGGTGTTGGTGCTGTCTGTAGACTAAAGGGTGTGGAGTGAAGTTGTGAGGTTCCTCAAAGACCTGCACAGCTCTTTCAGTGTAATGCTCTATGAGTTTCAGACCCTTCTACAATCCTGACAACACCATTATCATCCCCCTGACTGCCCTCCAAAGCAGGAAGCTGAAAGCAGAGAACTTAAAGAGTGccttcccttcaggtactgCAGGTGTTGGTCTTCCCTCTCAAGAATCTCCCCTAGAGAtgccctgggggggctgtggagctctgagcagctgtcccaggcagcagccccctgccagaagcaggaccctgccctaCCCTGCTCTGCTGCGGGTACTCCTTCCACCCACAATTTCTCCCCGCAACgtcctgggcagctccccgggcaggctgactgctgagcctggcaggcggcaaaggccctgccctggcacacagcccctggggcacagcagggaacctgctctgcaccacagccctgggcacccctgcccaggctctgcatcccagctgcacagcctgcagctggaCCATGAGAAGGAGCCCTCATCTCCTGTCCCTCTGACAGCTTTGGCAGGTATTTTTTTATCCAGGGAACATCCCTCTCCTCTAAACTAGGGAAGCCAGCACAGACCCTGTAACGTGTACTACCGGCCGTGGGAAGTGGCAGCTGTAGGAAAACCCTCTAGGATACTGCATTTCCTGCCCTCACACAGACACTTACCATGTTAGAGCTGGGAAGATTTCTCCCGCAGTGAGCTctcagcagcccccctccaaactgcctttaacatctccctcccttctctctgccgcccttgtcccctgcaggcagtgcccccagccctgctgcgctgtgcagaggagctgctcctgggcagagctgtctctctgcagcgctgcccgcttgccaggagctccccttgggcccaggagcccagcccagctcagcagcacagggagctcttGACAAGTCCCTGGGCCTCTGGGGGAATCAACTTTGAAACAGACTGATGCAATCACTGTTCTTCCTTATGTCAGCTAGAGACAGACACCTATTTCCAGTGCTATCTTTTCTCCTATATCACAATAGGAGTTCCTTATGGGAATCATCTTTTCCTGCCTTGTTATTAGTTAGGACACCCACAGATTGACAGACAGCTGTATTCCATTTCCTCCAAGCACTTGTTAATATTCAGGAGAAGCAATCCTTTTCACAGCAAATGATATCCCTCTGTCTACACAGACCACACAACCAAGTGTTAGCCAGAATGctcagagaatcatagaatatttggggttagaagggaccttaaggtCTAGTTCCAGTCCCTGTGAAATGGGCAGAGTCACgtcccactagatcaggttgttcaaggtcccatccaacctgaccttggacaCTACCAGGGATAACGCAAACCTGACCGACAAGTGCTAAAGGAGGCAGTGAGGGAGCCAGACCTGGTCAGTCACACTGCCTGGTGAGAGCATGGgagacagagaaaatgtttcttccagCAAGGTTATCTGACCAGGAACTTTGTCAGTTGGGAAACCAAGGGAAAGGGGGGAATACTGGTAACAGGGgatgtcctatgaggagaggctgaggacactttgggttgtctagtctggagaaaagaaggctgaggggcGACCTCATTGCTCTCAGCAACTTCATGGGGAGGGcaagtggagagggaggtgatgaTCTTTTCTCCCTGGTAACTGATCACAGAACGTGGGAATGGCATGTAGATGCACCAGGGGATATTCAGAGTGGACAGcaggaaacattttctgtactgtgagggtggtcaaacactggaacaggcttccttgAGACCTGGTTGTTGTTCcaggcctgtcagtgttcaagaagcatttggacattGCCCTCATTAATATGCTGTAACTTTTGTTTAGCCCAGAAGaagtcaggcagttggactagatgatttttgaaggtcccttccaaatgaactcttctcttctcttctcttctcttctcttctcttctcttctcttctcttctcttctcttctcttctcttctcttctcttctcttctcttctcttctcttctcttctcttctcttctcttctcttctcttctcttctcttctcttctcttctcttctcttctcttctcttctcttctcttctcttctcttctcttctcttctcttcctctcttctctcacACTACACGCATGGGTATGTCCCATTTTTTTGTTGGAAGGCTACAATAATTTCTCACAGAGTCTTGTCTTTTCATGACTAAgcaatcccagctctctcagctgccCTTCACAAGACATGTATTTGATGTGAATGGCATGTTTTGGTAGGCAGGTAGTAGTCAGTGCTGGATGGTGACAAACATCAATTTGATCACCTTGGGTTATCTCTCCTGGATGTGTCCCATCACAATGTTCTACACACCTCCAACCCACATGTCATGGGCGGCAGTATGAGAAACAGAAACCCTTAATGTTGTTCAGACACACTCCATGACTGTTTCTAAACCCTCTCAAAGCGAGTCACCCTCTGCATTAAAACACCTTTGCCCTGAAGAACCTTTGTGCAACAGCTGTCTTGAagagtgtttgttttgttttcatctttcctttaaCATGTGACCAAGTCTTGGAAGACAGAAGATGGTACAAAAGTCTTTGTTTGGAAGACAAAATTGAGGCTGAGCTGAGaaattgtcctggtttcagttaggataattttcctcctagtagctggtagggtactatgttttggattaggatgagaagagtgctgataacatgctgatgttttaattgctgcagagcagtgcttacactaagccaaggacttttcagcttctcactctgtcctgccatcgggcaggctaggggtgcagcaggagctgggagggctACATTCTTCAGGATGCCCTGGAGTTACCAAAGGTAACATGAAGAAACATGAGTCTGGACATGTAGGAGACCTTCTGAAGCATGAGCTGGTTGGCAGGCAGAGTACCTGAGGGGTTGTAGAGGGCATCCCCTGCACCCactgctcctgggggggctgggaagaGGCCTCACGAGCTCAGCATCTCCTTGTGTTCCTGCAGATGCTggctgtgaggtcacttctgtcccAGCACCTGGCTGGCCaacagcagggaggcagagcctc is part of the Anser cygnoides isolate HZ-2024a breed goose chromosome 37, Taihu_goose_T2T_genome, whole genome shotgun sequence genome and encodes:
- the LOC136788451 gene encoding olfactory receptor 14C36-like, whose product is MSNSSFPNEFLLLPFADTRELQLLHFGLFLGIYLAALLGNGLILTAVACDHRLHTPMYFFLLNLALIDMGSVSTTVPKAMANFLWDTRAISYAGCATQVFFFVLFVAAEFSLLTIMAYDRYVAICKPLHYGIIMDGRTCANMAAAVWGSTFLYAVLHTANTFSLPLCQGNALDQFFCEIPQILKLSCSDAYLREVRLLVVSACLLFGCFVFLVLSYVQIFRAVLRMPSMQGRHKAFSTCLPHLAVVSLFLITVTFAYLKPSSISSSSLNLLLAVLYSVLPPAVNPLIYSMRNQVLKDAVWKLMTWIFFQYS